Part of the Synergistaceae bacterium genome is shown below.
GCCTCGGGTGCGTGATCCCGACCGTGAACGGCAACCGCAGGGTCTGTTCGGACGGCCCCGTGTTCACCGTAGGGGAGGTGCTGTGGGATGAGCTCGAGGACTGACCTGTCGGTCGAGGTTGGCGGCCTGAAGCTGAACTCGCCGGTGATAACCGCGTCCGGCGTGTGGCCGCAGGAGGCGGAGTTCTGGACTCCGGAGAGGCTGGAGGGGGTCGGCGCCCTCTGCACCAAGGCCGTCGGACTAAACCCGCGCCCCGGCAACAGGGGCGCGCGCGTCCACGAGACCCCCTGCGGCCTGCTCAACAGCGTGGGGCTGCAGAACAGCGGGATGGCGGCCTTCATCGAGGATTACCTGCCGCTGGCGCGCTCTTGCGGGCGTACCTTCCTGGTGAACCTTATAATGGAGTCGGAGCGAGAGGTACGGGAGAGTCTTTCCGCCCTTCGCGACGCGCCGGGCGTCCCGGCGGTCGAACTGAACATCTCCTGCCCGAACGTCGAGGGGGATGGGATGGAGTGGGGGCTGCACCCGGAGGGAGCGGCGCGTGCCGTTCGCATAGCCAGGAGCGAGTGGAACGGCCCCCTGTGGGCGAAGCTCACCCCCCAGTCGCCCGACCTGGCGGCAGTGGCCAGGGCCGTGGAGTCCGAGGGTGCGGACGCGGTGGTATGCTGCAACACCTGGCTTGGAATGGCGATGGATATAGATACTGGTCGTCCCGTCTTCCGCAGGGTCGTCGCGGGGCTGTCCGGCCCGGCGATCTTCCCGCTTGCGCTGCGCACCGTTTGGCAGGTTAGCGGGGCCGTCTCGATCCCGGTGGTGGGCTGCGGTGGCGTATCCGGCTGGCGGGACGCCGCGGCGATGCTCATGGCGGGCGCGTCGGCGGTGGAGGTCGGCTCGGCTCTGTTCGCGGACCTGGAGATTCCTCGCAGGATCGCCGACGGGCTGTCGGACTGGATGGCGGAGCGGAATATCGACAGCGTGCCCGGGCTGATCGGCCTCGGACGCCGCTGATCGACTGGAGGAGCAAAATCATGAGAGAAGGACTTGAACACCTGATTCTGGCGCTCGACGTGGAGCGTCCCGACGAGGGCAGGGAGCTGCTGGCTTCGCTCAGAGGCGGCCTGAAGTACGTGAAGATCGGGCATCAGCTCTACGCGCGCGGAGGCACTGCCTTCCTGGGGGAGCTTCACGGAATGGGGCTGTCCATCTTCCTCGACCTCAAGCTGCACGACATCCCCAACACGATACTGCAGGCCGTGGAGGCTCTTGCGGACCAGGGGCTCTGGGCCCTGACCCTGCACTCCGCCGGCGGAAGGCGAATGCTGGATGAGGCGCGCAGGGCTAGGGACAAAAGCGGATCGGGCATGTCGCTGCTAGGAGTAACCGTGCTGACCAGCTTCGACGAGGGCTCGTGGGCGGAGGTCGTCCCCGGATGCTCCCTCTTTGACGCTCTGAGAGCACGAGCGGCGCTCTGCCACGAGGCGGGGATCGACGGCCTTGTCTGCTCCCCGCTGGACCTTGCCTCGGTGCGTGCTTCCGCCCCGGGGCTTTTCACCGTGGTCCCCGGCGTCCGGCCGCAGAGCGCGTCGGACGACCAGGCCAGGGTGGCTACGCCGAGGGAGGCGATCGCCTCGGGCGCTGACTATATAGTCGTAGGCAGGCCGATACTCGGCGCTCCCGACAGGGTCGAGGCGGTGGAGAGAATTGCGCTCGACATCGAGGGGGGGCTGAAATGCAGGAAGAGTTAATAACACAGCGTCTGCAGGAGATGATGAAGGAGAGCGGCGCTCACCTGGAGGGGCACTTTCGCCTGACGTCCGGCTTCCACAGCGGCGACTACATCCAGTGCGCGCTGCTGCTGCGCTACCCCCGCTACGCCAAGTTCGCCGGGAAGGCGCTCGCCGACAGGGTGCGGAAACTCTCCCCCGAGATGATCGCGTCGCCCGCGATCGGAGGAATAGTGATAGGGCACGAGGTTGCCCGTGCGCTAGACGTCCCCTTCATCTTCTGCGAGAGAAGGGACGGAACCATGACCCTCAGGCGCTTCCCCATGCCGGTCGGGACGAGAATGGTGGTCATAGAGGACGTGATCACCACCGGCGCCTCGTCCGGCGAGGTCGGGAAGGTGCTCGAGGAGGGCGGCGCCGTCTGGGCGGGCACGGGAGCGATAATAGACAGAAGTGGCGGCGAATCGTCGCTTCCCCACATCCCGGAATCCCTCTGGCAGGCCGTCTTTCCAGTCTGGCAACCGGAGAAATGCCCCCTGTGCAGGCAGGGCATTCCCGTGGTGAAGCCGGGAAGCAGGGTTTGATAATCTCTACTCTCGCGAACACATAACGAGGATACAGCGAATCGTCGTCCCGAACGACCGACGGGAGGAGGAATCTCGCCCTTGGCGGCACCACGTAAGCATAATAAAGACCCACTCTAAACAATCTACGGACTAATAACAATTTATCCTTGCCTCTATTCCACTTTTGATGTAGCATTCGCTCAAAGCGCGGAAGGAGGAAATCCATGTACCCAAATCTAAGGTCCGAGGGGAAGATCGGGAGGCTTGTAATTCCCAACAGGGTGGTGATGCCGGCCATGGGGGTCAACTTAGCGGCCCCGGATGGCGGCGTCACCGACGACATAATTGCGTTCTACGAGGCGCGGGCGAGGGGCGGCGTCGGTCTGATAATCACGGAGGTCACACGAGTCGAGGGCGGCAGGGGGAGCAGCGATCCATGCCAGCTCTCGGCTCATAAAATTTCTGACATAGCCGGTCTTCAGCGATTGACCGGCGCGGTGCACAAGTACGGGACCAGGATATTCATTCAGCTTCAGCACCCCGGACGCATGGCCTCCCCGGGGGTGACCGGCGAGACCTCGGTGGCACCCTCCCCGGTGGCGGACCCATCGACACCGGACAACGTTCCCCGGGAGCTGACCGAGGCGGAGTGCGCCGAGATGGTCGGCAAGTTCGTCTTCGCTGCCTACGTGGCAAAGTCCGCGGGAGCGGACGGAGTTGAGCTTCACGGTGCGCACGGCTATCTGATCAACGAGTTCCTGTCCCCCGCGATGAACTACCGGACCGACAGGTACGGCGGGTCTTTCGAGAACCGCATGAGGTTCGTCGAGGAGATAGTCGCGGGGATCAAGAGGGGCTGCGGAGCTTATTTCCCCGTATCAGTCCGCATCAACGCGGAGGAGGCCCTCCCGGGCGGGATAGACCTCGAGGAGGCCGCCAGGATCGCCGCCGCGCTGGAGAGGGCGGGGGCCGACGCGATCAACGTGAGCTGCTACAACCTCGGCTGCATCGAGCCTGGAACTTACGAGCAGGGATGGAAGAGCTACATGGGGGCCGCGATCAAGAAAGTCGTATCGATCCCGGTGATAGCGGTGAACAACATCAAGGATCCGTCCGTGGCCGAGTCGCTGCTTGAGAAGGGGGTCTGCGATTTCGCGGGGCTTGGACGAGCCCTTCTGGCGGACCCGGAGTGGGCCGCCAAGGCATTCTCCGGCAGGGACGACGAGATACGCAGGTGCATAGGTTGCCTCTGCTGCTTCGCGGAAATAGCCAACGTCAGGCAGGTGCGCTGCGCGGTGAACCCGAGGACCGGGCGCGAGCGGGAGTACCTGCACCCGGTTCGCGACGGCGACGGGCGCGTTGTCGCGGTGATAGGCGGCGGCCCGGCTGGTATCGAGGCCGCACTGGTGCTCAAGGAACGTGGTTTTGACCCGGTGATATTCGACGGCGCGGAGAGGCTCGGCGGAACTCTGAACACCGCCGACAAGGGATACGGCAAGGACAAGATTACAAAGTACGTGGACTCCCTGGTCGCCCAGGTCGAGAAGGCCGGCATAGAGGTCAGGCTCGGCCAAGAGGTCGCACCGGAGGACGTCGCGGAGCTGAAACCGTGCGGAGTCCTTCTGGCGTGCGGCGGAGAGCCGTGCGTCCCGCCCGTCCCCGGAACGGACCTCGACTTCGTCTGCACAGCGGAGGACGTGCTGCTGGGGCGCACACGCCCGACGGGTAGGGTCGTCATCATCGGCTCGGGCATGACCGGGCTCGAGACGGCGGAGACCCTGGCCCTGGAAGGGTGCAAAGTCACGCTGGTGGAGATGCTGGGCGAGCTCGGGCCGGGCATGTACCATTTGGTAGTGATGGACGTGATGAACCGCATCGGGCCGCACGATCCGGTGATATTGACCGGTCACAGGCTGGAGCGGATCGTGCCCGGCGGCGTGAAGCTGTTGCGCCTGTCGGACGGAGAGATGGTCGAGGTAAATGCGGACGGCGTCGTGCTGGCGGTCGGGGTCGCCCCCAGGAGGGAGGTAGTCGATAGCTTCAAAACCGCCTTTCCGGACGTCGTGGTCATCGGCGACGCAAAATGCTGCGGACGCGTGCTGGAGGCCACGCAGGACGCTCGCGGAAGGGCTTTCACCTTCGAGCCGCGAGCCTGAACGAAAGGAGAGGTTTTGCATGGACATGGGGTATAAAATCCCGGAGGAAGAGCTTTCGAACTTCATGAAGGACGGCGCCATGAACGACCAGTACGGCATCCAGCTCTTCTTCAACACGGACCCTAAGAGGGCGAGGGAGCTACTGCCGCCTCCCCTGGAGCCGGCGGATCCGGCCAACCCGATGTGCTACGTGTATGTAGTCAACATCAGGCAGCCGACCTTCTCGCCCTGGTACATGGAGGGAGGGCTGGGGATAATGGCTCGCCTGGGCGACTACGAGGGCATCTACTTCCTCGGCCTGATGCTGAGCGGCCCAGGCTCGTTGATGGGGGTGCTCTCCGGGCGCGAGGGCTCAGGGCTCGCCAAGAAGCTGTGCGAAAGAATCCTTGTCGAGAGGACGGGCGACGTAGGAAGATGCCTCATCAGGAGAGACGGAGTGGACCTGCTGGACGTTAAACTGAAGATAGGCAGCTACAACCAGAAGGGCTTCGCCACGGCTCAGGAGGGGAGCACGCGGGAGAACCCGACGACAATCGGCGGAGGGTGCCTGAACCACGTATACGAGATAAGACAGGGCGGTTTCTCCAACCTCAAGGTAATCTACTACGACAGCCCGACCATGATCTACTCATGGGATCCCGCCGAGGCCGACCTGTCCCTGGCCTCGTCGCTCAACGACAGGTGGGGGGAGCTGCCCGTGACCAACGTCATCGGCGCAGGATGGATGGTCAGCGACAACTGGGTCATCAGTCAGAAGGAGATCTACGAGTACACCGACAAACAGGAGCTGACTCAGGCGATGTCACTGCTGCTGCCGGGCCGCTTCGACCGCTGCACGTTCCTGAAGGACCACCAGACCTACGAATGATTGCTGTCGTCCCGAACGGTGCGTAGCACCGGAGGGACCTCGGGGTTGAGGCGGTTAAAGGCGAGATCCCTCGCATACGCTCGGGATGACTCGAAGCAGCAGTCGTTTGAATCGATGATGAAAGGCGGGACGCACAGATGGAGTTCGATGAAAGCTACTACAGGGGCAAGACGGCTGTCGTCACAGGGGCGGCGTCGGGAATAGGACTGGGGCTCGTCGAGGAGCTGCTGGCCTACGGAGCGGAGAAGGTCGTCCTCGCGGACTTCAACAAGGAGAACCTTGAAAAGCATACAGCCCGCCTGTCGGCCGAGTACCCAGAAAAGGTGAAGGGCATACTCTGCGACGTGACGAAGGAGGGCGAGGTCGTCGACATGATCGCAGGGGCGGCCGATTTCTTCGGCGGTAGGATCGACCTGCTTATCAACAACGCGGGAGGAGGCATGATGGGGCTCTTCGTCGAGCCGCACCCCTCGGCTCCCGAGGAGGAGCTCAAGGAGATCAGGGTGCAGACCAACGAGGACTGGGAGAGATCCTTCGCCCTCAACTTCTACGGGGCCCTGTACGGCTGCCGCGCGGTCATACCGGTGATGCGGAGGCACGGCGGCGGACAGGTGATCAACGTGATCTCCGGCATAGCCTTCTACCCCATGCCCTACCAGACTATGTACGCCGCCACAAAGGCAGCGCTCAACGGCATGACGCTGTCGCTGCGCTACGAGTACTGGGACGAGAACATCAAGTTCAACTCGGCCACTCCCGGAACCACCGCCACGGCGATCTGGGGCGACTTGCCCGCGCCCCCGACCGCCCAGACACCGCAGCAGTCCGCGAGGCGCATCCTGGCCCAGGCGGCGAGGAACAGAAGAGTTATTTTCGGGGACGACCCCGACGAGTCCGGGGCGAAGACCTGCTTCCACCCTGACCACGAGGAGATCCCGGACACATATCTTCTGGAGGTGGCAAGAGCCAGAAGGGGCGGCCAGATGACCAGGGTCTAGCAAGATAATGAAAGATGCCGCCGGGAGAGCGTCCGGCGGCATCTATGGTCTTCGCGGAAGTTCGCCCCCGTCACATCTGCTGCATGTTCTCGATGAAGTGGCTGAAAAACTTCTTGTACCCCTCGCACAGGTAGTTCTTTCCCCTCAGTCCGTCCTCCGACGGAACGATGCGGTGACTCGGACAGCCCCCGAAGCACAGGGTGATATAAGGGCAGTCGAAGCAGTCATCGGGGAGCCCTTCGGTCTTGTTCATGCAGAAAGGGCGATTGCGCTCCACTATCTGGGAGAGAGGGGTCTCCAGCAGATTTCCCAGCTTGTACTTCGGATAGGCGTACCGTTCGCACGAGTAGACATCCCCGTTCACCTCGACCGAGACGCCGTGACCGCAGAGCGGGTTGTGGGCGCAGGTCCCTCCCTGGTTTCCCAGCATGTTTCGGGCGGTCGCATCGAATAGGACGACGGTTTTCAATCCCCCGTCAAGCTCCATCCAACTGTCGAAGACCTCTGCCAGGAAAGATCCGAACCCCTCGGGCGAGACCGAGAACGGCTCGACGGACTTACTCTGGACGGGTGGGCCTTTTATCCCCGGAGGCATGGAGAAGCACTGGCCATCTTCCAGTTCGTGGAAAGCGGCCTCTCTCTCCACTACCGGGGTGAACTGCATGCGGTCGGCGATGCCGCGCAGAAAGCCGTAGACCTCGCGCGGGTGCGACTCGTTCGCCGCGTGGACCCTGGCAAGGGCGCCGAACCGCACCCCGTGCTTCTTCAGCAGGTCGACCCCCGCCATCACCTTGTCGAACGTGCCCCCGTCGTGCCCTACCCTGTAGACGTCGTTCAGCTCCTTTGGACCGTCGATGCAGACCTCTACATGGAAGCCATGCTTGGCTAGGAGGTCGCACCACCCGTCGTCGAGCAGAGTGCCGTTGGTCCGGATGCTGTTCTTGGCCCCGCCACCTCGCCTCTCCTGGAGCTCCATCGCCCTCTCGAAGAACGGAAGCCCGGCAAGAAGAGGCTCGCCGCCGCTCCAGACGAATTCCGCCTGGCCGTCCTCGTCGAGATCGAATACCCGGTTTACGTAAGATTCAAGGACTTCGTCGGACATCCTCGGCATCTCCTGCGCCAAAAGCCCGGGCTTTTCCGAGTAATAGCAGTAAGTGCAGCGCAGATTGCAAAGCCCTCCCACTACCTTGGCCATAACAGTGAACGCGCACCTCTCCCCTTCCATCGCCTCCGCAACCCTCCTTGCTACCATCCATTTCATTATAATGAATTATACACCCAAAGCACCGGCGAACAAAAACAGAACATTTAGTTATCGCCTCGCCCCTTGTCAAACTCTGGAAATATGGTAATATACTCCCCGCACGCCGTATAATGCGTATAAACTGGGGAATCGTCCAATGGCAGGACACCTGACTCTGGATCAGGCAATCTTGGTTCGAATCCAGGTTCCCCAGCCAGCAAGCAAAGGCCCCATCGACTAGCGGTCTAGGTCGTAACCCTCTCAAGGTTAAAACACGGGTTCGAATCCCGTTGGGGCTACCAAATATATCCGTACCGGCGTACGGTGATAATAGTGAAAGGCCGTCGTCCTGGCGGCCTTTTTTCGTGGCGCAAGCCCCCTTTGATCCACCCGTTCACGGGTGATATTATTGTCTTCGCAGACGGTCCTGCCCTTGTTGTTGGAGGTGCGCCCTGAAAGGAGGACGCCATGGCCGTGGTCCGCAGGAGTTTTCTGGTCAAGGGAACCGTGCAGGGAGTGGGGTTCCGCCACAGCGCGGCGAGGACGGCCCTTAGGCTGGGGCTGGTCGGATGGGTGCGAAACCTTCCCGACGGATCGGTGGAGGTTCATGCCCAGGGTGAAGCCGAGTCCGTCGCCACCATGGAGGACTGGCTTCGCGAAGGTCCGCCCATGGCGACCGTGACGAGGCTGATCGCGATGGAGGTCCCTCCCGAGACGGGCGAGAGCTCTTTCACCGTCCGCTACTTCCGATGATGACCGTTCTCTCCTTTTTCTCCCCATACCTGCTGCTTCTCTTGGTCGGCCTGGCCGGCTTCCTCGTCTTCAAAAAGCTCTCCGTGCCTGTGCCTGCGCTGCTGGGGCCTCTCTTTTTCGCCGGGATGCTAAATCTGATCGGGCTCTACCCCGAGGCAGACATGCTTTGGCCCTCCCGCTGCAGCAACGTCATCATCGGCGCTCTCGCCGGGTCGAGGGTGAGCAGAAGGTCGGCGCGGCTCCTGGGAGAGCTGCCCCTCCCCGCCCTTGTAGTGTCCGCGGGGATGCTGGCCCTGTCGCTGTGCGGGGGCGCTCTGCTCTACCTGTCCACGGACCTCTCCCCGAGGACGGCGTTCATAGGCTCCACCACGGGCGGGATATCGGAGATGGCGCTGCTCTCGATCTCCATGGGGGCGGACGTAGCGACAGTCACCCTGCTTCAGACGGCGCGAGTGCTGATCGCTTTGACGCTATCGCCCATGATCTGCAGGGCGCTCCCGGCCATACTGGGCCGCGACAATGCCGGGCAGGAAGAGCCCGGGCCGGGAGAGCCCGAAGTTCGGCACCGCACGGCATCCGGCTACGCCCTACTGGCCGCGGCTGCCGTCTCGGGCGGCTTCGCAGGCTACATGCTGCGCCTGCCAGCAGGGGTGATGACAGGGGCAATGATCGGGACTGCGGCGGCGAATCTGCTGCGCGAGGGGCTGCCCTCTGTTCCGCGGGTGCTCGTGTCCACCGCCCAGGCCATCATAGGACTGACGATAGCGTCCAACATCTCCGCCTCGACATTCGGCGGCTTGGGCCGGCAGTGGCTGCCCGTGTCGGTGGTGCTGATGCTGATGCTGCTGGGCAGCATTGCGATAGCCGAGCTGCTGCACAGGATGACCGGGTGGAACTACCCGACCTGCCTGCTGTCGGCCTCGCTGGGAGGCCTTTCGCAGATGATCGTCATAGCTGACGAGATGGGGGCAGATCCCCTGAAGGTCACCCTGCTCCAGACCGTCCGACTGCTGAGCATTATCATCGTGCTGCCCCTGGTATTCTCGCTCTTCTTCCTCTGATCGGGGCTCTTTCTCTGGTATCATTCTCCCTGGAATGACAGAACCCTTGCAACGCTAGGAGTGAGACAGAGCCGTGACAGAAAAACCTCCCGTATCTCCCTGGATAGTCCTGTCCATAGGGGTGTTCGCCATATCGACGGGCGCCATCTTCACGCGGATGGCATCCGCGCCGCCGCTCGTCATATCCGCCTACAGGGTGGGGCTGGCAACCCTATTCCTCTCGCCCTTCACCATCCGCAGGGCCGTCGCGGAGCTCTCCTCGCTCGGGCGGAGGGACGTGCTCTGCGGCGCGGCGTCCGGGCTCTTCCTGGCCCTTCACTTCGCCGCCTGGATCTCCTCTCTTTTCTACACCTCGGTCGCAAGCAGCGTGGTGATCGTGAACGCCATCCCCCTGTGGACAGGGCTCTTCTCCCCCTTCCTGACAGGCGAACCATTCTCGAAGGCCCTGAAAAGAGGGCTGCTCATCGCGCTTCCCGGCGCTCTGATCATAAGCTGGGGGGACTTCGCCACCGGCTGGGCGGCACTGTGGGGGGACTTCCTGGCCCTGCTGGGGAGCCTGTTCGCCGCTCTGTACATCCTGCTGGGCCGCAGGATAAGGCCGCACGTGTCGCTCGGCACCTACGTGACCCTTAGCTACGGGGTGGCGGCGGCCGTGCTGTGGGCGGCAGTCCTAGCGGCGGGACTGCCTGTGTCCGGCTTCTCTGGAACGACGTGGAGCGCCCTCTTCCTGATGGCGCTCGTGCCCCAGGTACTCGGCCACTCGAGCTACAACTGGGCGCTCAGGTGGATGAGCGGGGGCACGGTATCTCTCTGCCTGCTCGGGGAGCCGGTCGGCAGCTCGATCCTGGCCGCGCTCCTCCTGGGCGAGCCTCTGACCCTGGTCAAGACCGTCGGGGGCGGGCTCATCCTTGCGGGAATCGTGCTCGCATCCAGGGAGGAGCGGTAGCGATCCCAGGGGCTACTCCGGCTTCAGCATAACCGCCCCGAGGGGAGGCAGGTTGATGGTCAGAGGGTGCCAGTCCGAGCCGGACGCCTCTCTCGCCGTCACGCCGCCCAGGTTGCCGATTCCGCCGCCTCCGTAGGCCTCGGCATCGCTGTTCAGCAGCTCCTTCCAGTTCCCTCCGACGGGCACGTGGAGTGTGTAGCCGATTCGAGGCACGGGGGTGAAGTTCAGCGCCGTCAGAACCGTCTCCCCCGACTCGCTCCTTCTGAAGAACGAGACCACGCTCTGCTCCCAGTCCGAAAAGTCGCACCAGCTGAATCCCTCGTGCGAGAAGTCCCTCTCGTGCAGGGCGGGCTCCTCCCTGTAGACCCGGTTAAGGTCCCTCACCCAGCGCAACATCCCCTCGTGGCGCGGGTAGTTCAGCAGGTCCCAGAAGAGGCTGTCGTCGTGGTCCCACTCCCGCCCCTGAGCGAACTCGCTACCCATGAAGAGAAGTTTCTTGCCCGGATGGGCGTACATGTAGCCGAGCAGCAGCCTCAAATTGGCGTACTGCTGCCACTCGTCGCCCGGCATCTTGCCAAGCATCGACCCCTTGCCGTGCACCACCTCGTCGTGCGAGAAGGGAAGCAGGAAGTTCTCGGTGAAGGCGTACATGATGCTGAATGTGATCTTGTTGTGCTCGTACTTCCTGTGGACCGGGTCCTTCCTCATGTACTGCAGCGTGTCGTGCATCCACCCCATGTTCCACTTCATGCCGAAACCGAGCCCTCCCAGGTAGGTAGGGCGGGTGACCATCGGCCACGCGGTGGACTCCTCCGCCATCGTCTGCACGTCCGGGAACTCCTTGTAGATCGCCTCGTTCATCCTCTTAAGGAAGGAGACCGCCTCCAGATTCTCGTTGCCGCCGTACTTGTTAGGCACCCACTCCCCCTGCTTTCGCGAGTAATCCAAGTAGAGCATGGACGCCACCGCATCGACCCTGAGTCCGTCGGCGTGAAATCGATCCAGCCAGCAGAAGGCGCTGCTGATGAGGAACTCTCGCACCTCGTTGCGTCCGAAGTTGAAGACCCTGCTGCCCCAGTCGGGCTGGAACCCCTGCCGCGGGTCCTCGTGCTCGTAGATGCAGGTGCCGTCGAAACGCGCCAGCCCGTAGCCGTCCTCCGGAAAATGAGACGGCACCCAGTCCAGGAATACGCCTATCCCCATCTGGTGCAGCACGTCGATCATGTACATGAAGTCCTCCGGCGTGCCGTAACGGCTCGTCGGCGCAAAGTAGCCCAGTGTCTGATATCCCCAGGATGCGTAGAAGGGGTGTTCCATCACCGGAAGCAGCTCCACGTGGGTGAAGCCGGCGTCCAGCACGTACTCGCCGAGCTCGTGCCCGAGCTCCCTGTAGGAGAGGGAGCGGAAGCCCTCCGCAGGCTTTCTTCGCCACGAGCCGACGTGGACCTCGTAGATGGACATCGGGGCGTCAAGGGCGTTTCGCTCGCGCCTGTTCTTCATCCAGTCGCCGTCGCCCCACTTGTAGTCGACGGGCCAGACTATCGAGGCTGTCTTGGGGGCTATCTCCCAGAAGGAGGCGAACGGGTCGCCCTTCTCCACGACCGAACCGCTCCTGGTCCGCAGGGAGAACTTGTACAGAGCGCCCTTGCCCACCCCGGGGACGAACCCCTCCCATATTCCGGAGCTGTCCTTCCTTGGCGATAGGTAGTGCCGCGTCCTGTCCCAGCCGTTGAACGAGCCGACCACGCTGACCTCGCGAGCGTTGGGCGCCCAGAGGCCGAAGTACGTGCCTCTCTCCTTGCCGTCGTCCACCACCTGGGCGCCCAGCTTCTCGTACAGGCGGAAGTGATTCCCCTCCCTGAACAGGTACGAGTCCATCTCCCCGAAGACCGAGAAGTCGTAGCGTATTTTTCCAGCCTTTGACATTGCGCCTCCCCCTCCCGACCTGAACTATGTCCATTTTAACCCAGAGGAGGCTGCGCCGATACCCCCTTAGCTTCCCGAGTCCAGCCTGCTAAGCCTCGGCCAGACCAGGTAGGCGAGAAGGACGCAGACCACGAGATTCGGGGCCATGAAGGTCGCATTGTACACGGACGAATAGACCCATACGTTCGTCCCCTCCGGTGCGAACGACCCGAAGAAGACGACTCCGGACAGCACGTGGCAGACAAAGCGGAGAAACGCCCCGACGACGAGGCCTATCCAGATGGGTTTGTCCCTGAGGAAGCCTGCCGTCCCTAAAACTCCGAAGGCGATCGGGTAGTCGAGAGCGGCTTGTACCGGGTGTGCTATGTAACCGCCGGTGATGAGCTGCAATACGCCCGATACCGCCCCGGCGGCGCAGCCGTGCTTTCCGCCGCGGCGCAAGGCGAACAGGAACAACGGAAGCATCTCGAGGGTTATGGACCCTCCCTGTGGCATGCTGAAAAGCCTGAGACCGGAGAAGACTACCGAGAGGGCCACGGCGAGCGCGCCCTCGACCAGGATGGTGATTCGCGAGTTAAACAAAAGACATTCCCCCTTTGACAGATATCATCGGTGGAATGTCCTATAAAAGCGGCACCTTCCCTTCGCCGGCATTACCCGGATCAGGTTCCAGGAGTCGGGGCCGTATCGCCCCCTCTCAGTCCGTGTCGGACTCCCCCGATGCATTTAAACGAATTATACACCCGTTTTACGAAAAGTGTCAAAGCCCAGGGCGAAATCAAACCGCCGGTGGTATCATCTTACCGGAGGCGGGAGCTCCCGGGGGTAGAGTCCTGCATACTGGCGGGGCTTCCCGGCCAGACCGCCCGCTCTGTAGCCGACTCCATCCGGTTCGCCGCTACACGCAGGACACGGGAGTCTGCGAGAAGACCTCGCTGATCGCCTCGATCGCCTGGTCTATCTCCTGCCTGGTTATCACCAACGGCGGCGCGAAGCGGATGATCCAGTCGTGGGTCTCCTTGCAAAGAAGCCCCTTCTCCTTGAGGGCTGTCGTATAGAGTCGCGCCTTTCCTGCGGATTCGTTCAGCACCACCCCTATTAGCAGCCCCTTGCCTCTCACCAGCTTTATCCCGGGCGAGTTAATCGCCCTCAGACCTTTCATGAAGTACTCGCCTAGCTCCGCGGCCCTCTCGGTCAGATTCTCCTCAACCAGCACGTCGATGGCCGCTGTCGCCACGGCGCAGGCCAGGGGATTTCCGCCGAAGGTGGACCCGTGGGTCCCGGGCTTGAAGACTCCGAGTATATCCCTGTTCGCCGCTACCGCAGACACGGGGAATACGCCGCCTCCGAGTGCCTTGCCCATGATGATGATATCCGGGTCTATTCCCTCGTGCTGGAACGCGAAATCCTTTCCGGTGCGGCAGAATCCGGTCTGTATCTCGTCAACTGCCAAGAGAATTCCGTTCCTGCGCGCGATGGACTCAAGCCCCTTGAGGAAGCCGTCGCGGG
Proteins encoded:
- a CDS encoding dihydroorotate dehydrogenase, producing the protein MSSRTDLSVEVGGLKLNSPVITASGVWPQEAEFWTPERLEGVGALCTKAVGLNPRPGNRGARVHETPCGLLNSVGLQNSGMAAFIEDYLPLARSCGRTFLVNLIMESEREVRESLSALRDAPGVPAVELNISCPNVEGDGMEWGLHPEGAARAVRIARSEWNGPLWAKLTPQSPDLAAVARAVESEGADAVVCCNTWLGMAMDIDTGRPVFRRVVAGLSGPAIFPLALRTVWQVSGAVSIPVVGCGGVSGWRDAAAMLMAGASAVEVGSALFADLEIPRRIADGLSDWMAERNIDSVPGLIGLGRR
- the pyrF gene encoding orotidine-5'-phosphate decarboxylase, whose amino-acid sequence is MREGLEHLILALDVERPDEGRELLASLRGGLKYVKIGHQLYARGGTAFLGELHGMGLSIFLDLKLHDIPNTILQAVEALADQGLWALTLHSAGGRRMLDEARRARDKSGSGMSLLGVTVLTSFDEGSWAEVVPGCSLFDALRARAALCHEAGIDGLVCSPLDLASVRASAPGLFTVVPGVRPQSASDDQARVATPREAIASGADYIVVGRPILGAPDRVEAVERIALDIEGGLKCRKS
- a CDS encoding orotate phosphoribosyltransferase; this encodes MQEELITQRLQEMMKESGAHLEGHFRLTSGFHSGDYIQCALLLRYPRYAKFAGKALADRVRKLSPEMIASPAIGGIVIGHEVARALDVPFIFCERRDGTMTLRRFPMPVGTRMVVIEDVITTGASSGEVGKVLEEGGAVWAGTGAIIDRSGGESSLPHIPESLWQAVFPVWQPEKCPLCRQGIPVVKPGSRV
- a CDS encoding FAD-dependent oxidoreductase, yielding MYPNLRSEGKIGRLVIPNRVVMPAMGVNLAAPDGGVTDDIIAFYEARARGGVGLIITEVTRVEGGRGSSDPCQLSAHKISDIAGLQRLTGAVHKYGTRIFIQLQHPGRMASPGVTGETSVAPSPVADPSTPDNVPRELTEAECAEMVGKFVFAAYVAKSAGADGVELHGAHGYLINEFLSPAMNYRTDRYGGSFENRMRFVEEIVAGIKRGCGAYFPVSVRINAEEALPGGIDLEEAARIAAALERAGADAINVSCYNLGCIEPGTYEQGWKSYMGAAIKKVVSIPVIAVNNIKDPSVAESLLEKGVCDFAGLGRALLADPEWAAKAFSGRDDEIRRCIGCLCCFAEIANVRQVRCAVNPRTGREREYLHPVRDGDGRVVAVIGGGPAGIEAALVLKERGFDPVIFDGAERLGGTLNTADKGYGKDKITKYVDSLVAQVEKAGIEVRLGQEVAPEDVAELKPCGVLLACGGEPCVPPVPGTDLDFVCTAEDVLLGRTRPTGRVVIIGSGMTGLETAETLALEGCKVTLVEMLGELGPGMYHLVVMDVMNRIGPHDPVILTGHRLERIVPGGVKLLRLSDGEMVEVNADGVVLAVGVAPRREVVDSFKTAFPDVVVIGDAKCCGRVLEATQDARGRAFTFEPRA
- a CDS encoding acetoacetate decarboxylase family protein, encoding MDMGYKIPEEELSNFMKDGAMNDQYGIQLFFNTDPKRARELLPPPLEPADPANPMCYVYVVNIRQPTFSPWYMEGGLGIMARLGDYEGIYFLGLMLSGPGSLMGVLSGREGSGLAKKLCERILVERTGDVGRCLIRRDGVDLLDVKLKIGSYNQKGFATAQEGSTRENPTTIGGGCLNHVYEIRQGGFSNLKVIYYDSPTMIYSWDPAEADLSLASSLNDRWGELPVTNVIGAGWMVSDNWVISQKEIYEYTDKQELTQAMSLLLPGRFDRCTFLKDHQTYE
- a CDS encoding SDR family oxidoreductase, encoding MEFDESYYRGKTAVVTGAASGIGLGLVEELLAYGAEKVVLADFNKENLEKHTARLSAEYPEKVKGILCDVTKEGEVVDMIAGAADFFGGRIDLLINNAGGGMMGLFVEPHPSAPEEELKEIRVQTNEDWERSFALNFYGALYGCRAVIPVMRRHGGGQVINVISGIAFYPMPYQTMYAATKAALNGMTLSLRYEYWDENIKFNSATPGTTATAIWGDLPAPPTAQTPQQSARRILAQAARNRRVIFGDDPDESGAKTCFHPDHEEIPDTYLLEVARARRGGQMTRV